One window from the genome of Amaranthus tricolor cultivar Red isolate AtriRed21 chromosome 9, ASM2621246v1, whole genome shotgun sequence encodes:
- the LOC130823207 gene encoding uncharacterized protein LOC130823207, whose amino-acid sequence MLKVIVDQLHVMHDGMKRHETRMDAIGETLLRVGRRVEELENSTPTHGESHFCNNQEDRSFKLDLPEFDGSSDPEVFYDWDQYVKLTRLNQGERNIDEYVREFEKLSLVCDIQEKEPLKIARFTKGLSKPISNKVDLLPYSTYDEVVKAARKVEAQNKEEKPKNAPRPPFRAFSSAGKVDSFPSPSKSTVPTNPSKTYGGKPDFKQDASKRTCYKCHERGHIASECPKRNTLTIQEGEWGSEEEEEEEEYEEYGAEENDAPLCGVVRRLLHSEPLKDMQQRENLFHTRCKVQDKVFDVIVDGGSCTDVASTELVSKLKLPTRNHAKPYKLNWLDNDTGLKVKKQALVSFTIGNFYDERWCDVLPMSACHILLGRPWQFDRKAIHDGVSNVYTVTTKLGKKIRLLPLPPKVEPMVEKKPNFLMSRKEFEEECVIEGGGFLLIVKPIVDDVSHVANSIPLRNLLKEFADVFPDDLPKGLPPFRGIEHAIDLVPGASLPNKAAYRCNPEQAKELQRQVEELMEKGYVRERLSPCAVPALLVPKKEGTWRMCIDSRAINNITIKYRFPMPRLQDMLDELIRS is encoded by the exons ATGTTAAAAGTAATCGTGGATCAACTTCATGTAATGCACGATGGAATGAAGAGGCATGAAACAAGAATGGATGCCATTGGAGAGACGTTGCTTAGAGTGGGTAGAAGGGTAGAGGAATTAGAGAATTCTACTCCCACCCATGGCGAGTCCCATTTTTGTAACAATCAAGAAGATAGAAGTTTCAAACTAGACCTTCCTGAATTTGATGGTTCTAGTGATCCGGAGGTTTTTTATGATTGG GATCAATATGTCAAATTAACTCGCCTAAATCAAGGTGAGCGTAATATTGATGAATATGTACGTGAGTTTGAGAAGCTTAGCTTGGTGTGTGACATACAAGAGAAGGAACCACTCAAAATTGCGCGTTTCACAAAGGGGCTTTCTAAACCAATCTCTAATAAGGTGGATCTTCTACCTTATTCCACTTATGATGAGGTTGTGAAAGCTGCTAGGAAGGTTGAAGCACAAAACAAAGAGGAGAAGCCGAAGAATGCTCCAAGACCCCCTTTTAGAGCGTTCTCTTCCGCGGGAAAAGTTGATTCTTTTCCTAGCCCTTCTAAATCAACTGTTCCTACTAACCCTTCGAAAACTTATGGAGGAAAACCAGATTTCaagcaagatgcatccaaaagaACTTGTTACAAGTGTCATGAaagaggacatattgctagtgaatgtccaAAACGGAATACACTTACTATTCAAGAAGGAGAGTGGGGTtccgaagaagaggaagaggaggaggaaTATGAGGAATATGGTGCTGAAGAAAATGACGCTCCATTATGTGGTGTTGTGAGAAGACTTCTACATTCCGAACCTCTCAAAGATATGCAACAACGAGAGAACCtttttcatactagatgcaaggTTCAAGACAAGGTTTTTGATGTGATTGTTGATGGAGGATCATGCACGGATGTGGCCTCAACTGAACTTGTAAGTAAGCTTAAATTACCTACACGAAATCATGCTAAACCTTACAAGTTAAATTGGCTGGATAATGACACCGGTTTAAAGGTTAAGAAACAAGCACTAGTTTCATTCACTATAGGAAATTTTTATGATGAACGTTGGTGTGACGTTTTACCTATGAGTGCGTGTCATATTTTGCTTGGtagaccatggcaatttgatAGAAAAGCTATTCATGATGGTGTTTCTAATGTCTATACGGTCACTACCAAATTAGGAAAGAAGATTAGGTTGTTACCTTTGCCCCCTAAGGTTGAACCTATGGTGGAAAAGAAACCAAACTTCCTTATGTCTAGGAAGGAGTTTGAGGAAGAATGCGTGATAGAAGGAGGAGGGTTTCTGCTTATTGTAAAGCccattgttgatgatgtttctcATGTGGCTAACTCTATTCCGTTGAGAAACTTGCTTAAAGAATTTGCAGATGTGTTTCCCGATGATTTGCCTAAAGGGTTGCCTCCATTTCGTGGTATTGAACATGCAATTGATTTGGTACCGGGAGCCTCATTACCAAACAAGGCAGCCTATAGATGCAATCCCGAGCAAGctaaggagttgcaaagacaagTTGAAGAACTCATGGAAAAGGGCTATGTGCGTGAACGCCTTAGTCCATGTGCGGTGCCTGCCCTTTTGGTGCCAAAGAAAGAAGGAACTTGGaggatgtgtattgatagtcGTGCCATCAACAACATAACTATTAAATATAGATTTCCCATGCCAAGGCTACAagacatgcttgatgaattaa TTCGTTCATGA